In Paraflavitalea devenefica, the following are encoded in one genomic region:
- the pssA gene encoding CDP-diacylglycerol--serine O-phosphatidyltransferase, whose protein sequence is MKQIPNLFTLLNLLFGCCAIVFILQNGIDHAFDDQGEYFVRFPEQLALASLFIGLSAVVDFLDGFVARLFKATSAMGKQLDSLADVVSFGVAPGMILYQFLRLGYAQQEDGMDMNIGWLLPAFIVPCAAAWRLARFNIDDSQQYGFKGMPTPAAGLLIASLPLIYFYGNETAVKNVLANPWAIYAIIAIVSYLMVSNIPLLALKFKDFTLKNNLPKIILLLAAILGAVLLKWLAVPVVFILYIIVSLAFKNKTT, encoded by the coding sequence ATGAAGCAGATCCCTAACTTATTTACGTTACTCAATTTACTCTTTGGCTGCTGTGCCATCGTATTCATTTTGCAGAATGGTATTGACCATGCTTTTGATGACCAGGGAGAATACTTTGTCCGGTTTCCGGAACAACTGGCCCTGGCTTCTTTGTTCATTGGGTTGAGCGCTGTGGTGGATTTCCTGGATGGCTTTGTGGCCCGCCTGTTCAAAGCCACTTCTGCAATGGGTAAACAACTGGATTCCCTGGCCGATGTGGTCAGTTTTGGCGTGGCGCCTGGTATGATATTGTACCAGTTCCTGCGGCTGGGTTACGCACAGCAGGAAGATGGCATGGATATGAATATAGGCTGGCTGCTGCCTGCTTTTATTGTTCCCTGTGCTGCTGCGTGGCGACTGGCCAGGTTCAATATTGACGACAGCCAGCAATACGGTTTTAAAGGAATGCCTACCCCTGCAGCGGGCCTGCTGATCGCTTCCCTGCCACTTATTTACTTCTATGGAAATGAGACGGCTGTTAAGAATGTACTGGCCAATCCCTGGGCGATATATGCTATTATTGCTATAGTTAGTTACCTGATGGTGAGCAATATCCCGCTGCTGGCCCTGAAATTCAAAGACTTCACGCTGAAAAATAACCTGCCGAAAATTATTTTGCTGCTGGCGGCCATACTGGGCGCGGTTTTATTGAAGTGGCTGGCCGTTCCGGTCGTGTTTATTCTCTATATCATTGTATCTTTGGCCTTCAAAAATAAAACCACATGA
- the pckA gene encoding phosphoenolpyruvate carboxykinase (ATP) has protein sequence MSLSTITIPLHQVTRLGLRQDHTLHYQLSPEELIQDVLRLQEGVLNDTGALVIRTGEFTGRSPKDKFTVKDEITANTVHWNEFNLPLEEKYFHIIQKRIVEHLNSKNELWVRDAYACADPRYRINIRVVNEKPAINLFAHNMFLRPTEEQLENFTPDWHILSAPELRLDPAECGIRQHNAAVISFKHKTILIAGTGYTGETKKGIFTVLNYILPQEKGVLSMHCSANIGEKGDTALFFGLSGTGKTTLSADPQRRLIGDDEHGWTHNGVFNFEGGCYAKCIDLSEEKEPEIFHAIRPGALVENAVFHAGTSTINFADKSITENTRVSYPLDFISNAQEPSVGNIPANIFFLTCDAYGVLPPVSRLTPAQAMYQFISGYTAKVAGTEAGVTEPKSTFSACFGAPFLPLHPGRYAAMLGEKLRKQDVKVWMINTGWTGGAYGTGNRIKLAYTRAMITAALEGRLDEVAYENHPVFGMAVPQSCPDVPAEILNPRNTWADKTAYDTATRNLAQQFIKNFEKYTAGVPEEILEAAPKI, from the coding sequence ATGTCACTATCAACCATCACAATTCCCCTACATCAGGTAACCCGTCTCGGGTTACGACAGGATCACACGCTTCATTACCAGCTCAGCCCGGAAGAGCTGATCCAGGACGTTCTGCGGCTACAGGAAGGCGTATTGAATGATACCGGCGCATTGGTCATCCGTACCGGAGAATTCACCGGCCGCAGCCCCAAAGACAAGTTCACCGTGAAAGATGAGATCACTGCCAACACGGTACACTGGAACGAGTTTAACCTGCCGTTGGAAGAAAAGTATTTCCACATCATCCAGAAAAGGATTGTGGAGCACCTGAACAGTAAAAATGAATTGTGGGTGCGCGATGCCTATGCCTGCGCCGATCCCCGGTACCGCATTAATATCCGGGTGGTGAATGAAAAGCCCGCCATCAATCTCTTTGCCCATAATATGTTCCTGCGCCCTACAGAGGAACAATTGGAAAACTTCACGCCCGACTGGCATATCCTGTCAGCGCCTGAGCTAAGACTCGATCCGGCAGAGTGCGGTATCCGCCAGCACAATGCCGCCGTGATCAGTTTTAAACATAAGACGATCCTCATTGCCGGCACCGGCTATACCGGTGAAACCAAGAAAGGCATTTTCACTGTACTGAATTATATCCTGCCCCAGGAGAAAGGTGTATTGAGCATGCACTGCTCGGCCAATATTGGTGAAAAAGGCGATACCGCCCTGTTCTTTGGCCTTAGCGGCACCGGTAAAACCACCCTGAGCGCCGACCCGCAGCGCAGGCTGATCGGGGATGATGAACATGGCTGGACCCATAATGGCGTTTTCAATTTTGAAGGCGGCTGTTATGCCAAGTGTATTGACCTGAGCGAAGAAAAAGAACCTGAAATATTCCATGCTATCCGTCCCGGCGCCCTGGTAGAGAATGCTGTTTTTCATGCCGGAACCAGTACGATCAATTTTGCCGACAAGTCCATTACGGAGAATACCCGGGTGAGCTACCCGCTGGATTTTATCAGTAATGCACAGGAACCTTCTGTAGGAAATATTCCGGCCAATATATTCTTCCTTACCTGTGATGCCTATGGCGTATTGCCGCCGGTATCCAGGCTTACTCCTGCACAGGCCATGTACCAGTTCATTTCCGGCTATACGGCCAAGGTAGCCGGTACTGAAGCAGGGGTAACAGAACCCAAATCTACTTTCAGCGCCTGCTTTGGCGCGCCCTTCCTCCCGCTGCATCCCGGCCGGTATGCCGCCATGCTGGGCGAGAAGTTGCGCAAACAGGATGTAAAAGTATGGATGATCAATACCGGCTGGACAGGCGGCGCCTATGGAACCGGCAACCGTATCAAGCTGGCTTATACCCGGGCCATGATCACAGCAGCCCTGGAAGGCAGGCTGGACGAGGTGGCCTATGAAAATCATCCTGTGTTTGGCATGGCCGTACCCCAAAGCTGTCCGGATGTACCGGCGGAAATACTGAATCCCCGGAATACCTGGGCCGATAAGACCGCTTATGATACGGCAACCCGTAACCTGGCGCAGCAGTTCATTAAGAACTTTGAAAAATATACCGCCGGGGTACCCGAAGAAATCCTGGAAGCAGCACCTAAGATTTAA
- a CDS encoding aminopeptidase P family protein, which yields MKYLPLDPAIFVQNRKRFISRMEKNSIAIFNSNDELPSNGDATHTFKQNSDLYWLCGIDQEDTMVILFPDNPDPRFREVLVLVRPNELKEKWDGRRLRAEEGKRISGMKTVMWLDTLESVLQTWIHLADNIYLNTNENDRKASQVPVRDYRYIETMRQRYPLHPYKRSARIMKELRAVKTSQEVVVMQQAIDITHNTFLRLLKFIKPGVMEYEIEAEIYHSFLSQRATRPAYNSIVASGDRARTLHYIENNQACKDGELILMDFGAEYGGYCADLTRTIPVNGKFTKRQKEVYNGCLHLHNYAKSILKPGITIAAYTDKVGAEATRVFVKLGLLTKQDLKNEDKDNLAYRKYLYHGISHHLGIDVHDLGSRTEPVTAGMVFTIEPGIYIEEEQMGIRIENNVWLTKTGNKDLMANIPITVEEIESIMKKK from the coding sequence ATGAAGTATCTGCCGCTGGACCCGGCCATTTTTGTACAGAACCGGAAGCGCTTTATAAGCCGGATGGAGAAAAACAGCATTGCCATTTTCAACAGCAATGACGAGCTGCCCTCCAATGGCGACGCTACCCATACTTTTAAACAGAACTCAGACCTCTATTGGCTCTGTGGTATTGACCAGGAAGACACGATGGTGATCCTTTTCCCGGACAACCCCGATCCCCGGTTCAGGGAAGTGCTGGTACTGGTGCGTCCCAATGAGCTGAAGGAAAAATGGGACGGCAGGCGGTTAAGGGCCGAGGAAGGCAAGCGGATCTCCGGCATGAAAACCGTGATGTGGCTGGATACCCTGGAGTCTGTATTACAAACCTGGATCCACCTGGCCGATAATATTTACCTCAACACCAATGAAAATGACCGCAAGGCCAGCCAGGTGCCGGTACGCGATTACCGGTATATAGAGACTATGCGTCAGCGGTACCCGCTCCACCCCTATAAACGCAGCGCCCGCATCATGAAAGAACTGCGGGCCGTGAAAACGTCCCAGGAAGTGGTGGTCATGCAACAGGCCATTGACATAACACATAACACTTTTCTGCGTTTATTAAAGTTTATAAAGCCGGGAGTGATGGAATATGAGATCGAGGCGGAGATTTACCATAGTTTTCTGTCGCAAAGAGCTACCCGCCCTGCCTATAATAGTATTGTAGCCAGCGGCGACCGTGCCCGTACGCTGCATTATATTGAGAATAACCAGGCGTGTAAGGACGGCGAGCTGATCCTGATGGATTTTGGCGCTGAATACGGCGGTTATTGTGCCGATCTTACCCGCACCATACCGGTGAATGGTAAGTTCACCAAACGGCAGAAGGAAGTGTATAACGGGTGCCTGCACCTGCACAATTATGCCAAAAGCATCCTGAAGCCGGGTATCACGATTGCCGCCTATACAGATAAGGTAGGGGCAGAAGCGACCAGGGTATTTGTGAAACTGGGATTGCTCACTAAGCAGGACCTGAAGAATGAGGACAAGGATAACCTGGCTTACCGTAAATATTTGTACCATGGTATCTCACATCACCTCGGTATTGATGTGCACGACCTGGGGAGCCGTACAGAGCCGGTAACAGCCGGCATGGTATTTACCATTGAGCCCGGTATTTACATTGAAGAAGAGCAGATGGGCATCCGGATAGAGAACAATGTATGGCTTACCAAAACCGGTAACAAAGACCTGATGGCCAACATTCCCATCACGGTAGAAGAGATAGAATCAATCATGAAGAAGAAATAA
- a CDS encoding energy transducer TonB, which yields MPAPKIGLVLLLCCTALNVAAQKKKAVFSDTSDYEFVFTKVETEAGTNVKDWHTYMRSSTALPPAVAKSIPPGTYNVLVKFVISAEGKIGDIKADNDPGYGLAARAVEVFKGYKGKWQPANQCGRFVKSYKTMPVTFVIPQ from the coding sequence ATGCCTGCCCCTAAAATAGGGCTGGTGCTGCTGCTTTGTTGCACAGCACTGAATGTTGCTGCCCAGAAGAAGAAAGCTGTCTTCAGCGATACCTCCGACTATGAGTTTGTATTTACAAAAGTGGAAACAGAAGCAGGTACCAATGTAAAGGATTGGCATACCTATATGCGTAGCAGTACTGCATTGCCGCCGGCCGTGGCTAAGTCTATTCCGCCCGGCACGTACAATGTGCTGGTTAAATTTGTCATTAGTGCAGAAGGAAAGATAGGTGATATAAAAGCCGACAATGACCCGGGTTATGGCCTGGCTGCACGGGCCGTAGAAGTCTTTAAAGGCTATAAAGGGAAATGGCAACCGGCCAACCAGTGCGGGCGCTTTGTAAAGAGCTATAAAACAATGCCTGTCACCTTCGTAATCCCCCAATAA
- a CDS encoding sulfatase-like hydrolase/transferase, producing MLTAPLKKLFTTNWHFMGVILFFALHGYAEYGLFISPGAVLWLLAKLIGGGLILFGLGNWLFRSKRKAGLFTSLFFIILLFFGAFQDTFEGLPLLHKLSPRKILAPVCLLVLIVVFFLIRRTKWPLNRPVLFINVLLVVYMLIDVGTLVGHTVAPPNWYPQPLPAQLTVCDTCAKPPVYFIILDEYMGSYGLQQYYGYNNQLFEDSLQQQGFRVLQHTRSNYPYTVYSMFSTLNMKYLAIGNVHKREHDTYRMSVTGIKFNPVCDYLNSLGYTIFNHSPFELKQQQSAYRSILLADNINLLTSQTIWSRLAPDVPNRLAKAGIMPSLVHRIDDDFMRNNERMLQETLNKAAQPGHAPAFHYVHVMMPHNPYLADSTGRRTIPYAFRKSVTQQEGDNDYLQYLVYTNRRILRFIRELQQLEKGKAVILLMSDHGSRSTLHKDKKLMYYNLNAVYLPNGNYTGWYDGMTNVNQFRVLFNTLFHQRLPVLKDSIVY from the coding sequence ATGTTGACTGCGCCGCTGAAGAAACTGTTTACTACCAACTGGCATTTTATGGGCGTTATCTTGTTCTTTGCATTGCACGGTTATGCAGAGTACGGGCTTTTTATATCTCCCGGAGCGGTATTGTGGTTGCTGGCAAAACTTATTGGAGGGGGGCTTATACTGTTTGGATTGGGCAATTGGTTATTCAGGAGTAAACGGAAGGCAGGCTTATTCACTTCCCTGTTTTTTATCATATTGCTTTTCTTTGGCGCCTTCCAGGATACCTTTGAAGGATTGCCGCTGCTTCATAAACTATCACCCCGGAAAATCCTGGCCCCGGTTTGCCTGCTAGTGCTGATCGTTGTTTTCTTCCTGATCAGGCGCACCAAATGGCCGCTGAACAGGCCTGTGCTTTTCATCAACGTATTGCTGGTGGTGTACATGCTGATAGATGTAGGCACCCTTGTCGGGCACACAGTGGCTCCTCCAAACTGGTATCCCCAGCCTTTACCAGCTCAATTGACTGTCTGCGATACCTGTGCAAAGCCGCCTGTTTATTTTATCATACTGGATGAGTATATGGGCAGTTACGGACTGCAACAATATTACGGCTATAACAACCAACTGTTTGAAGATTCCCTGCAGCAACAGGGCTTCCGGGTACTGCAGCATACACGCAGTAATTATCCGTATACCGTGTATTCCATGTTTTCAACGCTGAACATGAAATACCTGGCTATTGGCAACGTACACAAACGGGAGCACGATACCTACCGCATGTCGGTGACAGGTATTAAATTTAATCCGGTATGTGATTATTTGAATAGCCTGGGATATACCATTTTTAACCATTCCCCTTTTGAATTAAAGCAGCAACAATCGGCCTATCGTTCCATTCTGCTGGCTGATAACATCAATCTGCTCACCAGTCAAACGATTTGGAGCCGTCTGGCCCCCGATGTCCCCAACCGCCTGGCCAAAGCCGGTATTATGCCCTCGCTGGTACACCGTATTGATGATGATTTTATGCGCAACAATGAAAGGATGCTGCAGGAGACGCTGAATAAAGCTGCTCAGCCTGGCCATGCGCCGGCATTTCATTATGTACACGTAATGATGCCGCACAATCCTTATTTAGCCGATAGTACCGGCAGGCGTACCATACCTTATGCTTTCCGTAAATCAGTTACACAACAGGAAGGAGATAATGACTACTTACAATACCTGGTGTATACCAATCGCAGGATACTGCGCTTTATCCGGGAACTGCAACAGCTTGAAAAAGGCAAAGCGGTGATCCTGCTCATGAGTGATCATGGCAGCCGTTCGACACTGCATAAAGACAAGAAGCTAATGTACTATAACCTGAATGCGGTGTACCTGCCCAATGGTAATTATACCGGCTGGTATGATGGGATGACCAATGTAAACCAGTTTCGCGTACTCTTCAATACCCTCTTTCACCAGCGCTTGCCGGTGCTGAAGGATTCGATCGTTTACTAA
- a CDS encoding DUF922 domain-containing protein yields the protein MITHFIAFLLTALTGVGQANFIEWSPSRKLTWDDFKAPPDVASTNAALTSSSINVEFGYDEEELQFNIKCSFDKNKSWVRIRNNTILLHEQGHFDIAELHARKLNQALKAYHFNAKTVSNDVNRIYDSVMTLHHAAQNEYDKETDFSRNKEKQTLWLKKIADDLQGLKTYAAYSKQ from the coding sequence ATGATCACACATTTTATCGCTTTCCTGCTCACAGCCCTTACGGGCGTCGGACAAGCCAATTTTATAGAATGGAGCCCCTCCCGGAAACTGACCTGGGATGATTTTAAGGCCCCGCCTGATGTTGCCTCCACCAATGCAGCCCTGACCAGCAGTTCTATCAATGTGGAATTTGGCTATGATGAGGAAGAACTACAGTTCAATATTAAATGCAGTTTTGACAAAAACAAGTCGTGGGTGCGTATCCGCAACAATACCATCCTGTTGCATGAACAAGGCCATTTTGATATTGCCGAACTGCATGCCCGCAAGCTGAACCAGGCGCTGAAAGCCTATCATTTCAATGCAAAGACGGTCAGCAATGATGTGAACAGGATCTACGACAGCGTCATGACCCTCCACCATGCTGCCCAGAACGAGTATGACAAGGAAACCGATTTCTCCCGCAACAAAGAAAAGCAGACGTTATGGCTGAAGAAAATAGCCGATGACCTGCAGGGACTGAAAACGTATGCCGCTTACAGCAAACAGTGA